Part of the Nicotiana sylvestris chromosome 5, ASM39365v2, whole genome shotgun sequence genome is shown below.
TGCTAAAAACTAGAAAAGAATACACCGACACATACATGAAAGTtgtggagaagaattttcgtgccaagaagattttggtatgtggaataggacctgaTGAAAACAATAGAATCTCTACTTGTGacactgctaaggagatatgggatGCTTTGCAAATAGCTAATGAGGGAACCACCCAAGTAAAACAATCTAAGATCGATAtgctcactaccgagtatgaaaTCTTCAGGATAAAggacgatgaatctattcaagatattcacacaagattcacttccatcataaatgagttgcACTCACTTGGTAAAACCATTCCTAGGaacaagctagtgaggaaaatTCTCAGTATCCTGCCTAGCTCTTGGGAAAGCAAcgtgaatgctattactgaagCAAAGGAACTACAGGAGCTGACCATAGATGAGCTAGTTGGAAATCTGAAAacctacgagatgaagaggaagatagatagtgaaagaagagaatcaaagaaagaaaagaacctggtactcaaagctgatagcaatgactcaagtggggaggacagtgacatggcttacttaaccaaaagatttcagaagatggtcaaAAGAAATGGAGGAATGCTAAAAAGGGGCAGCTCTAGCAAACCAAAGAACTATGATCTctgtcataagtgtggaaagcTGGGCACTTTATCAAAGACTGTCTTTTCCTAAAATAAGAATTCTCCAAATACAACCCTGAGAAAGCAGCTAAGAGGAACCCAGTTCCTGATAAGGACTTCAAAAGAAAAAGATCTACTAACGATGTAGTATAACAGGCTATTACAGTATGGGGGGACTCCTCtagtgagtctgaagatgaaacTGATGCCTGTGATagctccatgatggcagttgaaagCGAGAAAAATGAATATGATtcaacttttgctttgatggcccaatcagatgatgatgaagacgatgacaacagTGAGGGAATAATGAAAGGAAGAGGTCAAAAATGGCTCATggatagtgggtgttcaaagcacatgactgggaacaccatggactttctttcactaaaagccctgcgaggagggagtgtatccattggcaatgggaaaaaggggtacattcttggagttggaaaatcCAGGAAATCACTCACTCACTCTATTGAAAATATGTATTATGTCAATGATCTTAggtacagtctcttgagtgtctctcagatctgtgataaaggaaacaaggtagaattcttgtccaagatatttatagttactaatctggtaactggtaaagtggtacttgtggccaagagatacaagaacatctatgttacTGATTTTgagtccttacaaagtggtgatctgagttgtctaaaagttgttgatgatgatgctaaaCCCTGACACAGAATATTGGGACACGCAAGCTTCTCTCTTCTGAACAAagtaattcagaaggacctggtccatggtctacCCATGTCAAAGTTCAAAGCACAGAAAGTTTGTGATGCatgtgctagaggaaaacatgtgaagtcctcttttaagtctaaaaggGATGTAATCAGCTCAAAGCCACTCGAGCTTCTACATATGGACCTATGTGgccctatgagagtgcaaagaaggggaggaaaaagatacatttttgtgatagtggatgactactctAGATTCACATGGACTTTATTTCCTAGaactaaagatgaaacctttgaagTGTTTATGgcttttgtgaagaaaatccaggtgaagaaggagtctagagtcgcatgcattagatcagatcatggaacagaatttgacaatgccaaatttgatgagttctgcaatgaaaatggaatcactcacaacttctcagctcccagaccCCCCccccaacaaaatggagtagtggaAAAGAATAACAAAACTCTTGAaaaaatggcaagaacaatgctgatcggcaatggaattgcaaagaacttctaggCTGAAGcggtcaacactgcctgctacttggtgaacaggtgcatgatcagatcactcCTGAACAAAATCCCATATGAGttgctgaatggaaggaaacccaagctgactcacctaagaatATTTGGGtacaaatgctatgttctcaacaatggaaaggatcaactgggtaaatttgatgccaagagtgatgaaggaatatttctaGGCTACTCTTCTCAAAGAAAAACGTACAAGATATACAAcaagcggactcaatgtgttgaggaaagtgttcatgttatttttgatgagtctTATCCATCTTGTGAGAAGAGTGCTGAAGAGCATCAAGATGGAAAACCCTTACTAGTCCCTGGTGAAATCATTGtcatgacaaatggaaaggcagatatgatgagcCAAGTAAAAGAGTCGAGTGAAGACAATACTATCTCTTCCTCAATGGAACCAGGTACTTCAATTACAactactgaagctgaagaaagagtggttgatacAGTTCAGGGTACTCCACTAGTACCTGAGAGAAGAACACATGAAAACCAGTTAAATGTACCCACATCCTTTACAAATGAACCTCAGATGTCTAACTGGAAACACAAAATCTCTCATCCTCTTGAGAACATGATTACCCCCTAGATTTTGGAGTACAAACCAGGTCAAAAGCcaaaaattcacttgccttctcagcctttctctcccaaatagaacccaagaatatcaaggaagccctgaaagatgcagattggattacagccatgcaaTATGAGTTATAGTTTGAAAGGAATAATGTttggcacctggtacctagaccctcagatcaaaccattataggaaccaagTGGGTATTAAGGAACAAActtgatgaacatggaaacaccacaaggagcaaggccaggctagtggttcaaggctacaatcaggaggaagggattgattATGATGAAACATTTGCTCTGAtcgctcgcatggaagctattagaattttaatcgcttttgcatcttatatggaattcaccttgttccaaatagatgtcaaaagtgcatttctgaatggacattttaaggaagaagtctatgtgaagcaacctccagggtttgaatgtcatgaacaccctgaatatgtgtttaaactagaCAAAGCACTGTATGGGTTGAAGCgggctcctcgagcttggtatgaaaggctgtcaaagttcctcttagaaaatgggtttaagagag
Proteins encoded:
- the LOC138869578 gene encoding uncharacterized protein is translated as MHDFIMVEDSELWDVICGGPYVPTKVLEELPFSMLKTRKEYTDTYMKVVEKNFRAKKILVCGIGPDENNRISTCDTAKEIWDALQIANEGTTQVKQSKIDMLTTEYEIFRIKDDESIQDIHTRFTSIINELHSLGKTIPRNKLVRKILSILPSSWESNVNAITEAKELQELTIDELVGNLKTYEMKRKIDSERRESKKEKNLVLKADSNDSSGEDSDMAYLTKRFQKMVKRNGGMLKRGSSSKPKNYDLCHKCGKLGTLSKTAITVWGDSSSESEDETDACDSSMMAVESEKNEYDSTFALMAQSDDDEDDDNSEGIMKGRGQKWLMDSGCSKHMTGNTMDFLSLKALRGGSVSIGNGKKGYILGVGKSRKSLTHSIENMYYVNDLRYSLLSVSQICDKGNKVEFLSKIFIVTNLVTGKVVLVAKRYKNIYVTDFESLQSGDLSCLKVVDDDAKP